One Leisingera sp. M658 genomic window carries:
- a CDS encoding NAD(P)-dependent oxidoreductase, whose protein sequence is MTPDAISPPPRSALCVAVLGAGLMGAPMARNIAAAGCQVHVWNRSPDKVLTLAAPNITVAADPAEAVQNARVIVTMLKDARAIAEVMSALPDAESVPETPVCWLQMSTVGPADMSGLKTLADRKGLTLIDAPVLGTRQPAEAGQLLVLAAGPDSTKEAVQPVLDAVGKATRWLDTAPGMATRLKLALNSWVFALTHGAAESLALARGLGLDPELVAEILRGGPLDTPFFQMKAQAMASGDFTPAFTVDNAVKDSGLILDAAREAGVRADLAEAGLNRYRRVQAQGRGDADMAASILA, encoded by the coding sequence ATGACACCGGACGCAATTTCGCCGCCACCCCGTTCCGCCCTGTGCGTGGCAGTTCTGGGAGCCGGGCTGATGGGGGCCCCGATGGCACGCAACATCGCTGCGGCCGGCTGCCAGGTCCATGTATGGAACCGCTCCCCAGACAAGGTTTTAACCTTGGCGGCCCCGAATATCACAGTAGCTGCGGATCCCGCCGAGGCGGTTCAGAACGCCAGAGTCATTGTGACCATGCTGAAAGACGCAAGGGCCATCGCGGAAGTCATGTCGGCGCTGCCGGACGCTGAGAGCGTGCCGGAGACACCTGTCTGCTGGCTGCAGATGAGCACAGTCGGGCCGGCCGACATGTCCGGGCTGAAGACGCTGGCGGACCGCAAGGGGCTTACCCTGATCGACGCACCAGTGCTTGGCACCCGCCAGCCGGCAGAGGCCGGGCAGCTTCTTGTGCTGGCTGCCGGTCCGGACAGTACAAAGGAAGCTGTGCAGCCGGTGCTGGATGCTGTTGGCAAAGCGACCCGCTGGCTGGACACCGCCCCCGGAATGGCAACCCGGCTGAAGCTGGCGCTGAACAGCTGGGTTTTCGCACTGACCCATGGAGCGGCAGAGAGCCTGGCCCTGGCTCGCGGCCTGGGACTGGATCCGGAACTGGTGGCGGAGATTCTGCGTGGCGGGCCACTGGATACCCCCTTCTTTCAAATGAAAGCCCAGGCCATGGCATCGGGAGATTTCACTCCGGCTTTCACCGTAGACAACGCCGTCAAGGACAGTGGGCTGATCCTTGATGCCGCTCGGGAGGCAGGCGTGCGGGCGGATTTGGCCGAGGCAGGCCTGAATCGCTACCGGCGGGTGCAGGCGCAAGGCCGGGGCGATGCTGATATGGCAGCCTCAATCCTTGCCTGA
- a CDS encoding sugar phosphate isomerase/epimerase, which produces MKISLCTISFRHQLIGLKDIAYWARDNGFQGIELWAIHARKQFPLAIHNAQWMAAQGLSVPMISDYLPLHDPDLLRSRTLALCAQARTWGAGKMRTFAGRQASAAATPDERRQTIRALREACIIAAAHGLRLLVETHSGSLADTLASTGHQISQGSVPVRGRTVR; this is translated from the coding sequence ATGAAAATCTCGCTTTGCACCATTTCCTTCCGCCACCAGCTGATCGGGCTCAAGGACATTGCCTACTGGGCCCGCGACAACGGCTTTCAGGGCATCGAATTATGGGCCATTCACGCGCGCAAACAATTCCCCTTGGCCATTCACAATGCCCAGTGGATGGCCGCGCAGGGGTTGTCGGTGCCGATGATCAGCGACTACCTGCCGCTGCATGATCCGGATCTGCTGCGCAGCCGCACCCTGGCGCTTTGTGCCCAGGCCCGGACCTGGGGGGCTGGCAAGATGCGCACCTTTGCAGGCCGGCAAGCCAGCGCTGCGGCCACCCCGGACGAGCGCCGCCAGACCATCCGCGCCCTGCGCGAGGCCTGCATCATCGCGGCCGCCCACGGGCTGCGGCTTTTGGTCGAAACCCACTCCGGTTCCTTGGCCGATACGCTGGCCAGCACCGGCCATCAGATCAGCCAAGGGTCTGTTCCGGTAAGGGGCCGAACAGTACGATAA
- a CDS encoding AMP-binding protein has protein sequence MAQAAGCDVMLSDGLKQTELPQDQDSPRRGVLVQMSSGTTGAAKVITRTWEEIATDVESYAAFFTASAAMTPVIACPVTHSYGLIAGVFVALHRGHVLVVLDSLNPKYTLRRLRETDQPLLYTSPAMLHTLARLLPAEQRLYAANTSGTVLLEAWFQLIRARTIHLFQQYGCSEAGCVAINPDLQSPYDVGHPLPHVTLTAGRNGTPDAVRINVAGRSIDTGDLGHLNDTGMLVFTARADDMINVAGLNVYPQDIEQAVMALPGVSDAVAFRIADPHSGTRAGPTTRSAAARSPQNSHRRVQTHDLRPCP, from the coding sequence ATGGCCCAGGCGGCGGGCTGCGATGTGATGCTCAGCGACGGGCTGAAGCAAACCGAGCTGCCGCAAGACCAGGACTCCCCGCGCAGGGGTGTTCTGGTGCAGATGAGTTCGGGCACCACGGGTGCGGCCAAGGTGATCACCCGCACATGGGAGGAAATCGCGACTGATGTCGAAAGCTACGCCGCCTTCTTCACCGCCAGCGCCGCGATGACGCCAGTGATCGCCTGCCCCGTTACCCATTCCTACGGGCTGATTGCCGGCGTCTTCGTGGCGCTGCACCGCGGCCATGTGCTGGTGGTGCTCGACAGCCTGAACCCGAAATACACCTTGCGCCGCCTGCGCGAGACGGATCAGCCGCTGCTCTATACCTCGCCCGCGATGCTGCACACGCTGGCCCGCCTCCTGCCTGCGGAGCAAAGGCTCTACGCTGCCAACACCTCTGGCACCGTCCTGCTGGAGGCCTGGTTCCAGCTGATCCGCGCCCGCACCATCCATCTGTTCCAGCAGTACGGCTGCTCCGAGGCTGGATGTGTTGCCATCAACCCCGACCTGCAGTCCCCCTATGACGTCGGCCACCCGTTGCCGCACGTTACCCTGACTGCAGGCCGCAACGGCACTCCGGATGCAGTGCGTATCAACGTAGCCGGACGTTCAATCGACACCGGCGACCTCGGCCACCTGAATGATACCGGCATGCTGGTCTTTACCGCCCGCGCCGATGACATGATCAATGTGGCGGGCCTAAACGTTTACCCGCAGGACATCGAGCAAGCCGTCATGGCGCTGCCTGGCGTCAGTGACGCCGTCGCCTTCCGCATTGCGGACCCGCACAGCGGCACCCGCGCCGGGCCAACGACAAGATCAGCCGCCGCGAGATCGCCGCAAAATTCACACCGGAGAGTGCAGACGCATGACCTACGACCATGTCCTTGA
- a CDS encoding MFS transporter yields the protein MTTRIAKASPALLLVAIFLISLNLRPAVAAIGPLVSQILGDTGVNSTIIGFLTMIPVFLMGIGAIYVRQLRAALGERGGITLGAVIIALSCAARMWLPTGAGLLVTAAGAGIGIAMVQSLMPGFAKRNFGAATGRVIGLYSTGIVAGACIAAGTAAGLASSLDWTGTLAAWGLPAVLAVLIWAMAARNADSERAAPAPAAGTTPPQFWRSARCWSLMLFFGVGTGAFMLVMAWIPPFYLEQGLDQGAAGLLLSVLTVIEAATALGVAAFIHHFPDRRGPLVVALILTALGFGVLYTAPIDMSFLAMALLGVGIGILFPLSIIVAIDHVDDPTTAGNFTSFVQGGGYILASFVPLTAGAVRDAMSDLSNVWLVMAAGSLLMIFLAVRYSPESYKRFSTMLRSVSLGRGLRAAS from the coding sequence ATGACCACACGCATTGCCAAAGCATCACCAGCGTTACTGCTGGTCGCGATATTCCTGATCTCACTGAACCTACGCCCTGCAGTTGCTGCCATCGGCCCGCTGGTGTCGCAAATCCTGGGCGATACCGGTGTCAATTCCACCATCATCGGCTTCCTGACCATGATCCCCGTGTTTCTGATGGGCATTGGCGCCATCTATGTGCGCCAGCTGCGTGCGGCATTGGGTGAGCGCGGCGGCATCACGCTGGGCGCGGTGATCATCGCCCTGTCCTGTGCAGCCCGCATGTGGCTGCCCACCGGTGCCGGCCTTCTTGTCACCGCCGCCGGGGCCGGGATTGGCATTGCCATGGTGCAATCGCTAATGCCGGGCTTCGCCAAGCGCAATTTCGGTGCGGCAACCGGCCGGGTGATTGGCCTCTACTCCACCGGGATCGTGGCGGGGGCTTGCATCGCAGCGGGTACGGCTGCAGGGCTTGCGTCTTCGCTGGATTGGACCGGTACTCTGGCGGCCTGGGGCCTGCCCGCAGTTCTCGCGGTTCTGATCTGGGCCATGGCCGCACGCAACGCCGATAGCGAGCGCGCAGCACCTGCCCCCGCAGCGGGCACCACGCCGCCGCAGTTCTGGCGCAGCGCGCGCTGCTGGTCGCTGATGCTGTTTTTCGGGGTCGGCACCGGCGCCTTCATGCTGGTGATGGCCTGGATCCCGCCCTTCTATCTGGAACAGGGACTGGATCAAGGTGCTGCAGGCCTGTTGCTGTCGGTGCTGACGGTGATCGAAGCGGCAACAGCCTTGGGCGTGGCGGCTTTCATTCACCATTTCCCGGACCGCCGCGGCCCGCTGGTTGTTGCGCTGATCCTGACAGCTTTGGGTTTCGGCGTGCTGTACACCGCCCCGATTGACATGTCCTTCCTGGCAATGGCGTTGCTGGGTGTTGGCATCGGCATTCTGTTCCCGCTGTCAATCATCGTAGCCATCGATCACGTTGATGATCCCACAACCGCAGGCAACTTCACCTCTTTCGTGCAGGGCGGCGGCTATATTCTGGCAAGCTTCGTGCCTTTGACCGCTGGTGCGGTTCGGGATGCAATGTCAGACCTTAGCAACGTCTGGCTGGTGATGGCGGCAGGGTCGCTCCTGATGATCTTCCTTGCTGTGCGCTACTCTCCTGAAAGCTACAAACGCTTCTCCACCATGCTGCGCAGCGTTTCTCTGGGCCGCGGACTGCGCGCAGCCAGCTGA
- a CDS encoding amino acid adenylation domain-containing protein, which produces MSTPNSLLSRPVTARPQQTDITRALLRTASERTSLVDMLMLQVRCRGEEIAVCDDTSALRYNDLAEYAARLAARLKRTGVGAGSRVGLFADSSAEMMAGLWGILFSGGTYLPLGTDYPVDRLSYMIRDAGIDVIVTQDKLRGRLAEMILPEVTVITLDALDAVPGREDSDCLCGPALLEDDLAYMIYTSGTTGAPKGVGISHAAILNQLSWLQTEQKLRVGEVILQKTPVSFDAAQWELLAVCCGVQVVMGRPGVYRDPEALIEQVKQHGVTMLQGVPTLLQALVDLPEFETCTSLTSLFSGGEALTRKLAARIFESRPGCRLVNLYGPTECTINATAHTVDPAALENGPEMIPIGQPAANTSCWILDGNLQPVADGAAGELYIGGRQLANGYHDRGDLTAERFITWISPAGGMPLRLYKTGDLVRRNPDGSLQFQGRADNQVKFRGYRIELDEIRLAIENHDWVKAAGVFVKPHARTGQPVLAAGIELNQREAPLMDQGNAGAHHHSKKSRLQVRAQLSGAGLRSTAETEGRKTYALAGADADAAQRQLAFARKTYRFYEGGEVSAEDVLSVLAQPEQPASAAGGLEALSPGDLGFLLRWLGQFTSGERLLPKHAYASPGALNATQVYVELANVAGFEPGYYYYHPARHELVLTAPRPASAKPVMQLHFVGNIPAIEPVYKNNLCEVLEFETGHILGLMDHVLPAHGLGIGAGTAGPDALTHLQCGPDHIYIAGYAVTAHADRQTDLPVDFYVQAHGSKVSGLEPGHYAYRDGGLQPFSRHIMEQRHVIAINQRVYQRASGMISMVSRDAERWHAYIDLGRSLQRVQQNSRRIGTMSSGYSSKSGNDLVAAVRLKDILNAQGFTSGACYSAVFGKVSAEQIAHEGMHEDSVHMEGPAELIRRDLQSLLPDYMVPSKLALVPSIPCSASGKVDVNALKALPEFDDAAAEREIINPRNDTETRLAGIWCAEMGIEDVSVQDDFFEIGGDSLKAVKLVQGINRTFEASLPVQVLFEDTTIEALARRLDGGSADSSLSRAVPLKKGTGAPVFCWPGLGGYPMNLRHLAREIDTPRPVIGVQASGVNPGEKVCGSIQEMAARDAELIRQAQPEGPYTLWGYSFGARVAYETAYQLEQAGSEVAELTLIAPGSPELPGGDPVRADEAALFRDPSFLTILYSVFAQTIAADRVAPVIEQVSDLDGFVTYIAAEKPDLGLGMIGRITRLVAQTYAPEYGLQMEQRQVTAPVRLFRASGDNLSFLEEATRTLAAPAPVHTLAADHYQLLKPGGVSELAAAIRRHVPAWQPARPETPNLQEA; this is translated from the coding sequence ATGAGCACCCCCAACTCGCTCCTCTCCAGACCCGTTACCGCCCGCCCGCAGCAGACCGATATCACCCGCGCGCTGCTGCGCACCGCGTCGGAACGCACCTCGCTGGTTGATATGCTGATGCTGCAGGTGCGCTGCCGCGGTGAAGAAATCGCGGTATGCGACGATACCAGCGCATTGCGCTATAACGATCTGGCCGAATATGCCGCCCGCCTGGCCGCCCGCCTGAAACGCACAGGTGTCGGCGCGGGAAGCCGGGTGGGGCTGTTCGCGGACTCCTCTGCCGAGATGATGGCCGGCCTCTGGGGTATTCTGTTCTCAGGCGGCACCTATCTGCCGCTGGGCACCGATTACCCAGTGGACCGGCTGAGCTATATGATCCGCGATGCGGGTATTGACGTGATTGTCACCCAGGACAAGCTGCGCGGCCGCCTGGCCGAGATGATCCTGCCGGAAGTTACCGTGATCACCTTGGATGCGCTGGATGCGGTCCCTGGCCGGGAAGACAGCGATTGTTTGTGCGGCCCTGCGCTGCTGGAGGATGATCTGGCCTATATGATCTACACCTCCGGCACCACCGGTGCCCCTAAGGGTGTTGGCATTTCCCATGCGGCGATCCTCAACCAGCTGTCCTGGCTGCAGACTGAGCAGAAGCTGCGTGTAGGCGAAGTCATCCTGCAGAAAACCCCTGTCAGCTTTGACGCTGCGCAGTGGGAGCTGCTGGCAGTCTGCTGCGGCGTTCAGGTGGTGATGGGCCGCCCCGGCGTTTACCGCGACCCGGAAGCGCTGATTGAGCAGGTCAAACAGCATGGAGTTACTATGCTGCAGGGGGTTCCGACCTTGCTGCAGGCATTGGTCGACCTGCCGGAATTCGAAACTTGCACCAGCCTGACCAGCCTGTTCAGCGGCGGTGAAGCCTTGACCCGCAAACTGGCCGCCCGGATTTTTGAGTCCCGCCCCGGCTGCCGACTGGTGAATCTCTACGGCCCGACCGAATGCACCATTAACGCCACCGCCCATACGGTGGATCCGGCAGCGCTGGAGAATGGCCCGGAGATGATCCCGATCGGCCAGCCAGCCGCCAATACAAGCTGCTGGATTCTGGATGGAAATCTGCAACCCGTTGCCGATGGCGCTGCCGGGGAGCTCTATATCGGCGGCCGTCAGCTGGCCAATGGCTATCATGATCGCGGCGACCTGACCGCCGAGCGTTTTATCACCTGGATCAGCCCGGCTGGCGGCATGCCGCTGCGGCTGTACAAAACCGGGGATCTGGTGCGGCGCAACCCCGATGGCAGTCTGCAATTCCAGGGCCGCGCCGACAATCAGGTCAAATTCCGCGGCTACCGGATTGAACTGGATGAAATCCGTTTGGCGATTGAGAACCACGACTGGGTCAAGGCCGCCGGGGTGTTTGTGAAACCGCATGCCCGCACCGGCCAGCCGGTTCTTGCTGCCGGTATTGAGCTGAACCAGCGTGAAGCACCGCTGATGGATCAGGGCAATGCCGGTGCCCACCACCACAGCAAGAAAAGCCGCCTGCAAGTGCGCGCGCAGCTGTCCGGCGCGGGCTTGCGCAGCACGGCGGAAACCGAAGGGCGCAAAACCTATGCCCTGGCGGGTGCCGATGCGGACGCAGCCCAGCGGCAGCTGGCTTTTGCCCGCAAGACCTATCGTTTCTACGAAGGCGGAGAGGTCTCAGCCGAGGATGTGCTTTCGGTTCTGGCGCAGCCGGAACAACCGGCCTCAGCCGCAGGCGGGCTTGAGGCGCTCAGCCCCGGCGATCTGGGTTTTCTGCTGCGCTGGCTGGGTCAGTTCACCAGCGGGGAAAGGTTGCTGCCCAAGCATGCCTATGCCTCACCGGGCGCACTGAACGCGACACAGGTATATGTAGAGCTGGCCAATGTGGCGGGGTTTGAGCCCGGTTATTACTATTACCATCCGGCCCGCCATGAACTGGTTCTGACAGCGCCGCGCCCGGCCTCGGCCAAGCCGGTAATGCAGCTGCATTTCGTGGGCAATATTCCGGCGATTGAACCGGTATACAAGAACAACCTCTGCGAGGTGCTGGAATTTGAAACCGGCCATATTCTGGGCCTGATGGATCATGTCCTGCCCGCCCATGGCCTGGGAATCGGTGCGGGTACAGCTGGGCCTGATGCGCTGACGCATCTGCAATGCGGCCCGGATCATATCTATATTGCGGGCTATGCGGTCACTGCACATGCCGACCGGCAAACAGATCTGCCGGTGGATTTCTATGTGCAGGCCCATGGCAGCAAGGTGTCGGGATTGGAGCCGGGACATTATGCCTACCGGGACGGCGGCTTGCAGCCGTTCTCGCGCCACATCATGGAACAGCGCCATGTGATCGCCATCAACCAGCGTGTTTATCAGCGCGCCAGCGGCATGATCTCGATGGTCAGCCGGGATGCGGAGCGCTGGCACGCCTATATCGACCTGGGCCGCAGTCTGCAGCGTGTGCAGCAGAACAGCCGCCGGATCGGGACCATGTCGTCCGGCTACAGCTCCAAATCGGGAAATGATCTTGTTGCGGCGGTCCGTCTTAAGGACATTCTGAACGCGCAGGGCTTTACTTCCGGTGCCTGCTACAGTGCCGTTTTCGGCAAGGTCAGCGCCGAACAAATCGCGCATGAAGGCATGCACGAAGACAGCGTGCATATGGAAGGCCCGGCTGAACTGATCCGCCGCGACCTGCAGTCATTGCTGCCCGATTATATGGTGCCCAGCAAACTGGCGCTGGTGCCGTCGATCCCCTGCAGCGCGTCGGGCAAAGTGGATGTGAATGCCCTTAAGGCGCTCCCTGAGTTCGACGATGCCGCTGCCGAACGTGAGATCATCAACCCCCGCAACGATACGGAAACCCGGTTGGCAGGGATCTGGTGTGCGGAAATGGGCATCGAGGACGTCTCGGTACAGGACGATTTCTTTGAAATCGGCGGCGACTCGCTGAAGGCCGTCAAACTGGTGCAGGGCATCAACCGGACCTTTGAGGCCAGCCTGCCGGTGCAGGTGCTGTTTGAGGACACGACCATCGAAGCACTGGCGCGCCGGTTGGATGGCGGCAGCGCAGACTCCAGCCTGTCGCGTGCAGTGCCATTGAAGAAAGGTACAGGCGCCCCGGTGTTCTGCTGGCCCGGCCTTGGCGGCTACCCGATGAACCTGCGCCATCTTGCGCGGGAGATTGACACGCCCCGTCCCGTCATCGGCGTGCAGGCCTCGGGCGTGAACCCGGGCGAGAAGGTCTGCGGTTCGATCCAGGAAATGGCAGCTCGCGATGCCGAACTGATCCGTCAGGCGCAGCCGGAGGGGCCCTACACGCTCTGGGGATATTCCTTTGGCGCGCGTGTGGCTTATGAGACCGCCTATCAGCTGGAGCAGGCGGGCAGCGAGGTAGCGGAGCTGACCCTGATCGCGCCAGGCTCTCCGGAGTTGCCCGGCGGAGATCCCGTTCGTGCGGATGAGGCCGCGCTGTTCCGCGATCCGTCCTTCCTGACCATCCTGTATTCAGTCTTTGCGCAGACTATCGCTGCGGACCGGGTGGCCCCGGTGATCGAACAGGTCTCGGATCTGGATGGCTTCGTAACGTATATCGCTGCCGAAAAGCCGGATCTCGGCCTGGGCATGATCGGCCGTATCACCCGGTTGGTGGCACAGACCTATGCGCCGGAATACGGGCTGCAGATGGAACAGCGCCAGGTGACCGCGCCGGTGCGCCTGTTCAGGGCATCAGGCGACAATCTCTCCTTCCTGGAGGAAGCCACCCGCACTCTTGCCGCTCCGGCACCGGTCCACACGCTTGCTGCGGACCACTATCAGCTGCTCAAACCCGGCGGCGTTTCCGAATTGGCCGCTGCAATTCGCCGCCACGTTCCGGCATGGCAGCCGGCCCGCCCTGAAACCCCTAATCTGCAAGAGGCCTGA
- a CDS encoding tautomerase family protein, which produces MPHVIIKHFDATLTAEQHAALSEAITRSVTQAFGCSPHAVSIALRPVAPDDWHGSVFVPDIKTRPQELLKSPDYSAV; this is translated from the coding sequence ATGCCCCACGTCATCATCAAACATTTCGACGCCACTCTGACGGCGGAACAGCACGCCGCCCTTTCCGAAGCCATTACCCGGTCGGTCACTCAGGCATTTGGCTGCTCCCCGCACGCGGTATCCATCGCACTGCGTCCGGTGGCGCCGGATGACTGGCACGGCAGCGTCTTTGTTCCGGATATCAAAACCCGTCCGCAAGAATTGCTCAAATCGCCGGATTATTCGGCGGTTTGA
- a CDS encoding TetR/AcrR family transcriptional regulator, protein MNDLVEATGLSRSTIYNSFGGKKTLFALALKEYRRVTTENVALISRPGDVRNNLRALLLSIVDSELSDHEGFGCFAANSSLEVSGRDPELSALVAQHFERLESGLLRLLKRGQKAGEISPDQDCQMLSRYFVAVIQGIRVVSKGLPAACRQPYLHSIVEASIETV, encoded by the coding sequence ATGAATGATCTGGTGGAAGCAACCGGCCTGTCCCGCAGCACCATTTACAATTCCTTCGGGGGCAAGAAAACGCTTTTTGCGCTTGCCCTTAAAGAATACCGGAGGGTAACCACCGAGAATGTCGCGCTGATCTCCCGGCCAGGTGATGTAAGAAACAACCTCCGGGCACTGCTGCTGTCCATCGTTGACAGCGAGCTGAGCGACCATGAGGGTTTTGGCTGTTTTGCCGCCAACAGCAGCCTGGAGGTTTCCGGCCGGGATCCGGAACTCAGCGCGCTGGTCGCGCAGCATTTCGAGCGGCTGGAGAGCGGGTTGCTGCGCCTTCTAAAGCGCGGCCAAAAGGCCGGAGAAATTTCGCCTGATCAGGACTGTCAAATGCTATCCCGGTACTTTGTTGCGGTAATACAAGGCATTAGAGTTGTCAGTAAAGGGCTTCCAGCGGCCTGCCGCCAGCCCTATCTGCACAGTATCGTCGAAGCCTCCATCGAAACGGTGTAA
- a CDS encoding arylmalonate decarboxylase: MSNFLGKRLRIGVAIPSTNTSAQPEMEDMRPFGVTNHIGRMLIDDDSLTHTDGFNRVIENIRSSTPDAIRSLRHCGTGAIIAAVSPDGYWEGHAAHEALHGRLAEAAGGAKIIMSADAILAALKALGGIRRIGLISPYLELGDEPVSRFFTDSGIEVAATHGLGGRTPSNISDVSPANLRDAVLDVDGPDVEAIVQVGTNVPMADFAAAAETWIGKPVLSNNAVLYWHALRSCGVTDPISGRGLLYENH, encoded by the coding sequence ATGAGTAATTTTCTCGGCAAGCGGCTGCGCATTGGCGTTGCCATTCCGTCAACCAACACTTCAGCGCAGCCTGAAATGGAGGACATGCGCCCCTTTGGCGTCACCAATCACATCGGCAGGATGCTTATTGATGATGATTCCCTGACCCATACGGATGGCTTTAACCGGGTGATTGAAAACATCCGTAGCTCCACCCCGGACGCCATCCGCAGCCTGCGCCATTGCGGCACCGGGGCGATCATTGCTGCGGTATCGCCAGATGGCTATTGGGAAGGCCACGCTGCGCATGAGGCTTTGCATGGCCGTCTTGCGGAAGCAGCAGGTGGTGCAAAGATCATTATGAGCGCAGATGCAATCCTGGCAGCGTTGAAGGCACTTGGCGGAATCCGGCGAATTGGCCTTATTTCGCCCTATCTGGAACTGGGCGATGAACCGGTTTCGCGGTTCTTCACTGACAGCGGGATCGAGGTTGCAGCCACGCATGGCCTTGGCGGGCGGACACCGTCAAATATCTCGGATGTTTCCCCGGCAAATCTGCGTGACGCGGTGCTGGACGTTGACGGACCGGATGTGGAAGCCATTGTCCAGGTCGGAACCAATGTTCCCATGGCGGATTTTGCCGCTGCCGCGGAAACCTGGATTGGAAAACCGGTGCTGTCGAATAATGCGGTTCTCTACTGGCACGCTTTGCGTAGCTGCGGCGTGACCGACCCGATCTCCGGCCGAGGTCTTCTCTACGAAAACCACTGA
- a CDS encoding DUF6005 family protein, translating to MTYDHVLEAIRQTLAGPLANPHMQNFSAQAMLNDDLHIDSVILINLMLHLETDHGVEMPERELSKSDFATVDGLIRMLLGATPAPEPDTAPAPSEITVHCFVSCLCAAIRRHEHLNFHPFYFGTWDSSFAVTPAMQLAYHSEEITQDLYAGWVERLYNIPVREWYDHGQTKEQNLIRFEQLLSPKSDDEQLVIFLDMFHLPERENKYNQNPFPHYVIIELTDDPDLWHLYDPDYRWRGGLPREAILNAMAQPTVAGGYILHSGHAQAPRPQDFAAYFAGTFRVNDNLLTSALRRIFSYHCDPARLLALADLGRAVREMPVFSFRKYAYEHAFAFFWQALCEGFRSLHFLAARIAHKGDRALNPDLFTALDALDQLEFTIKGALKAQFGIWCAINLPAQATLQASSPASPQPQEVPA from the coding sequence ATGACCTACGACCATGTCCTTGAGGCCATCCGCCAGACCCTCGCCGGACCGCTCGCCAATCCGCATATGCAGAACTTCAGCGCGCAAGCCATGCTGAACGACGACCTGCACATCGACTCGGTGATCCTCATCAATCTGATGCTGCATCTGGAGACGGACCATGGCGTTGAGATGCCCGAACGCGAGCTGTCCAAGAGCGATTTTGCCACCGTCGACGGCCTGATCCGCATGCTGCTGGGCGCGACTCCCGCGCCTGAGCCGGACACCGCCCCCGCCCCCAGCGAAATCACCGTGCATTGCTTTGTCAGCTGCCTCTGCGCCGCCATTCGACGGCATGAGCATCTGAATTTCCACCCCTTCTACTTTGGCACCTGGGACAGCAGCTTTGCCGTCACACCCGCGATGCAGCTCGCCTACCACAGCGAAGAAATCACCCAGGATCTGTACGCGGGCTGGGTCGAACGGCTCTACAATATCCCGGTGCGCGAATGGTACGACCACGGACAGACCAAGGAGCAGAACCTGATCCGTTTCGAACAGCTCCTCTCGCCCAAATCCGATGATGAGCAGCTGGTGATTTTCCTCGACATGTTCCACCTGCCGGAGCGCGAGAACAAGTACAACCAGAACCCCTTCCCGCATTATGTCATCATTGAGCTGACAGATGATCCGGACCTCTGGCATCTTTATGACCCGGATTACCGCTGGCGCGGCGGCCTGCCGCGCGAGGCGATCCTGAATGCGATGGCGCAGCCCACCGTCGCGGGCGGCTACATTCTGCACAGTGGCCATGCGCAGGCGCCCCGGCCGCAGGATTTTGCCGCCTATTTTGCCGGGACCTTTCGCGTGAATGACAACCTGCTGACCTCCGCCCTGCGGCGGATCTTCAGCTACCACTGCGATCCCGCCCGTCTGCTGGCGCTGGCCGACCTTGGACGCGCGGTGCGGGAAATGCCGGTGTTCTCCTTTCGCAAATACGCCTATGAACACGCCTTTGCCTTCTTCTGGCAGGCGCTGTGCGAGGGGTTCCGAAGCCTGCATTTTCTGGCCGCCCGCATCGCCCATAAAGGCGACCGTGCCTTGAACCCCGACCTGTTCACGGCGCTGGATGCGCTGGATCAGCTTGAATTCACCATCAAAGGGGCGCTCAAGGCCCAGTTCGGCATCTGGTGCGCCATCAACCTGCCAGCGCAGGCCACTCTTCAGGCCAGTTCCCCGGCCAGCCCCCAGCCGCAGGAGGTTCCGGCATGA